The Trichomycterus rosablanca isolate fTriRos1 chromosome 15, fTriRos1.hap1, whole genome shotgun sequence genome contains a region encoding:
- the LOC134329082 gene encoding histone H3 has protein sequence MARTKQTARKSTGGKAPRKQLATKAARKSAPATGGVKKPHRYRPGTVALREIRRYQKSTELLIRKLPFQRLVREIAQDFKTDLRFQSSAVMALQEASEAYLVGLFEDTNLCAIHAKRVTIMPKDIQLARRIRGERA, from the coding sequence ATGGCAAGAACCAAGCAGACCGCTCGTAAATCCACCGGTGGTAAGGCGCCGAGGAAGCAGCTCGCCACTAAGGCTGCCCGCAAGAGCGCACCGGCTACTGGCGGTGTGAAGAAACCTCACCGTTACAGGCCAGGTACCGTGGCTCTGCGTGAAATCCGCCGTTATCAGAAGTCCACTGAGCTGCTCATCCGCAAGCTGCCCTTCCAGCGCCTGGTTAGAGAGATCGCTCAGGACTTTAAGACCGATCTGCGCTTCCAGAGTTCTGCCGTCATGGCTCTGCAGGAGGCCAGTGAGGCTTACCTGGTCGGCCTGTTCGAGGACACCAACCTGTGCGCCATCCATGCCAAGAGGGTGACCATCATGCCTAAGGACATCCAGCTGGCCCGCCGTATTCGCGGAGAGCGTGCTTAA